Sequence from the SAR202 cluster bacterium genome:
TGGAAAGCTTTCATCGTCTTGCCAGTATGGGCTTACTAGGAATTACTATCGATGAAAAATATGGAGGTGCTGGCGGCGGTTTCAAAGAGTTTTCTATAGTAACAGAAGAAATCGCTAAAGCTTGTGGCGCTACTTCTGCTATATATGGATCTCATATAGGATTAGTACTACAAAGTATAGCCAGATTTGGCAATGAAGAACAAAAATCAAGATTTTTACCACCACTAATTAACGGAACATCCGTTGGCGCTTGGGGTCTTACAGAACCTGAATCAGGTTCTGATGTTGCTTCAATGTCTACTACATCTACTTCAGGGGATGGTCTGTATAGATTAAACGGAACTAAACATTTTATAACTAATGGCGATGTAGCTGATACTTTTGTAATTTATGCAACCCAAAATCGTGAATTAAAAAGCAAGGGTGTAAATTGTTTAGTAGTTGAGAGAAATACTCCTGGATTTCAAACAATCAAACAAGATGGAAAACTGGGAATGAAAGCTTCTAGTACTGCTGAATTAATATTTGAAGATTGTCCTGTCCCAGAAGAAAATCGATTAGGTGAAGAAAATACTGGTTTTTATTCAGCAATGCAAATATTAGAATCAAGTAGAATTGCAATTGCCGCACAATCCGTAGGCATAGGCCAAGCCTGTCTTGAAGCAGCTACAAATTACGCAGTTTCAAGAAAAACTTTTAATAACCCAATAGCTTCATATCAAGCTATACAATGGATGTTGGCTGATATGGCTACTGAAATAGACGCAGCGAGATTATTAACTCGTAGAGCCAGTATCCTAAAAGATATGAAAGAACCTCATAACAAAGAAGCATCTATGGCTAAGTTGTTTGCATCTGAAAGTGCTAATAGAGCTGCAACCAAAGCAGTACAAATCCTTGGTGGTTATGGATACTTTAAATCTAGCCATGTAGAAAGATACTTTAGAGATGCAAAAATAACAGAAATTTATGAAGGCACAAGCGAAATTCATCGAATGATTATATCGCGCTCAATCATTAATCAAGCAAATAATAACTAATATGGATAATAATGAAATAAGAGTACTAATTGCCAAACCTGGACTTGATGGACATGACCGCGGAGCTAAGGTTATTACTCGATATTTGTCAGAGCAAAACATCAAAACGAAATTTTCCGGAATTAGAAAAACACCTGAACAAATAACAGAATTAGCTGCAAAAATGGACGCAAATATCATTGGTATAAGTATATTATCAGGAGCGCATTTAGAACTTGTAGCGGAACTTTTTGACTGTTTGTATAAAAAAGAAATGGATCATGTAAAAATACTCGTCGGTGGCATTATACCTGAATCAGATAAAGAGGCCCTAAACTCATTAGGAGTAAAAGGAGTTTTTGGACCAGGCACCTCACTCGAAGAAATTGAATTATCTATACGAAATGCACATGGGGAATAAATTTTATTAAGGAAGGTATTTATTCTTGCTTTTACAATTAGGAAATTTATTAAAATCAGCTACAGGAACAAAAAAACTTCATAATATTTATTATGATGAAATAATTGTCGATGAATTCAATATCATATCCAGTAGTGGTGTAATTTGTCTTACAAAAATTAATATGGGTGTCTGGGCTAATACCAAAATACAATTATCAATAGCTTCTAATTGTGATCGTTGTTTGGAAAAATATAATCAAGAAATACATATAGAATCTGATGATATTTTCTATCATTTTGACTATTTAGGCAAAAACCATGAATTATATGATAGAATAGATGGTCCTGAGTTTTTTTATATAAAAGATAATACGATTGAATTAACAGAATCATTCAGGCAAAACATATTAGTTAATATGCCAATAAAGTTATTGTGCAATTTAAATTGTCAGGGTATAAAGAATAAAAATAATAGAATTACAAATACTAAATAAATCAATATCGAAGATATATAAGGAGATAATATCATGGGGGCTTTACCTAAAAAAAAGCGAACTCAGTCAAGAAGAGGAGCTAGAAAAAGCCATGTAAGTTTGAAAGCACCGACCTTAACTTTGTGCACTCAATGTGGTCAAAAAATTCCAAGCCATCAAGTTTGTTCAATATGTGGATACTATAAAGGCGAATTGATTAAAGAAACTAAAGTTCAAGAAATAATTTAACGATTACATACTTTGAAAATATATATTTGGTGATATATGGATAATGCAATAATTTTTCCAGGACAAGGTGCACAAGAAGTAGGTATGGGGAGAAGCCTTTTTGAAAACTCTGAATCTGCTAAAGATATTTTTCTGCGCGCTGACGAAGCTTTAGGTTTCTCTTTATCTCAGATAATTTTTGAAGGACCTTCAGAAGAACTCGAACGTACCATAAATACTCAACCTGCTATCCTAACAATGAGTATCGCCTGTTTTGAGGCATATAAATCCATGCATGCTCTAAAGGTTTCAGAAATTGCGAGATTTTGTGCAGGTCATAGTCTAGGCGAATACACCGCACTAGTTGCAAGTCAGGCAATCAGTTTAGAAGATGGGGTAAAATTAGTTAGAGAACGTGGAAGATTAATGCAAGAGGCATGTGACAGAGTTGATAGTGGCATGGCAGCTATAATCGGACTAGAAGAAGAAATTGTCCAAGAAGTCTGTAAGGAAACAAATACCCAAGCTGCCAATATAAATAGTCCAGGTCAAATTGTAATTAGTGGACTAAAATCTGATATCGATAACGCAGTCAAAATTGCATCTGATCGTGGAGCAAAAAGAGCAATTCCTTTGAAGGTTAGTGGAGCGTTTCATTCATACCTTATGAGCTCAGCTTTATCTGAAATGAATGAAGCAATCAAAAATGTTACTTTTAATAATTCTTCAATTCCTTTAATTGCTAACTGTTCTAGTAAACCTATGAGTAATGTATCCGAAATACGCGAAGAATTGTCAGAACAATTATGTGGATGTGTTTATTGGCAAAGAGGTATTGAACATATGACAAATGAAGGTATTACAACTTTCTATGAATTCGGCCCAGGTAAAGTGTTATCAGGGATGGTGAAAAGAATCTCAGAAAATTCAATCACACATTCGATTTCAGATTATGAATCTTTGATTAATTTGCAACCTGAAAATTAAGGAAATTATGGACCCTCTAAGGTTACGCAAAGATCGCGAGTTAATAATAAAAATACTATACGAAATTGATAGTACTTCACATCCACTAGAAGCAATTATATACAATACGTTTAAACGTATAAAACTTAATGCTTCTAGAAGAGACTACATATCATCTACATCAGAAGGAATTATTGCGAATCTTTCCACTATTGACGAAACTTTGTCAAAATATGCGATAAGTTGGCCAATAGAACAAATATCCCTTATTGATCGAAATATTTTACGCTTATCAATTTATGAGCTGCAAAATTCTGATACAAACACGACTAGTATTGTTATCAATGACGCTGTAGAATTAGCAAAGAATTATGGAAGTGATCAATCAGGTAAATTTATTAATGGAGTCTTGGGCTCCTACGCCAGAAAAACACTGAATAAAACATAAAATATAACTTGAGGAGGAATATTGTGGCGACAGTTTTAGAAAGAGTACAACAACTTACAGCGGAACGTTTGGGAGTCGATGAAGCATCGGTTGTTCCTACAGCTTCCTTTATTGATGATCTAAACGCAGATTCTCTTGACTTGGTAGAATTGATTATGGCACTTGAAGAAGAATTTTCAAAAGATGGAGACCCACTAGAAATTCCTGATGAAGATGCTGAAAAAATCACAACCGTACAAAGTGCTGTTGACTACATCCAATCTAAAGGGATTCAAGATTAGATAAACTCAAATCTTAGTCGTATGAAAAATCTGACGGATATTTCAGAACTAATTAAAAATTGTATAAAATGTGAGCTATCTCTAACGAGGATTAATGCTGTACCAGGTGAAGGTTTTTTTCAATCTAAGTTAATGCTTATTGGAGAAGCACCTGGTTATTACGAAGATAATAGCGGCCAACCGTTTGTGGGTGCAGCTGGGAAATTACTTACAAAATTACTTAATTCCATCGGTTTATCGAGGGATGATGTATTTATTACTAACATTGTAAAATGCCGACCTCCTAATAACAGAGACCCTTCCCCAAATGAAATAAATCAATGTTCACCATACCTCAGTAAACAAATTGAGCTTATTAATCCTGCTCTGATCATAACTTTGGGTAGACATTCTTTGTCATACTTTGTTCCCAAACTTCCTATTGGCAAAGCTCATGGTACTATTATCAATCAAAATGGCTATACAATTTACCCAACTTATCATCCTGCTGCCGCTTTAAGACAAACAAGATTCCATCAAATCCTTTCCGAAGAGTTCCTACGCATCCCTAATCTTATAAAATCCTTAGAAACAAAAGTAGAAAAACCGGAAACCCTCAACGATCAGTTGCAATTATTTTAAACTTAGGCTAATTAGACATATTTCTTTTTTTTGTCTAAAATTATCGAGAATTACTTAAAAAATGAGAATGATATATGTTCACCAGCATTCTAACAAATATAAAGAAGCTCACACGTGAACTTTCAGACAATCCATCTGCACAAGCTGCAGTTCTTTTTGCAGCTTCAATAATAATTATTTATCTCCAAAGACAGTATATCCTTGAAACTTTCATACCAAACATCAATGAAATAATTCTCACATATATTGGGTACGGATTTGCAACCTTTTCGATATTTTTCATTATTTTAATGACAGTAGTTATCCGTTTCAAAAAAGATTCAT
This genomic interval carries:
- the fabD gene encoding ACP S-malonyltransferase yields the protein MDNAIIFPGQGAQEVGMGRSLFENSESAKDIFLRADEALGFSLSQIIFEGPSEELERTINTQPAILTMSIACFEAYKSMHALKVSEIARFCAGHSLGEYTALVASQAISLEDGVKLVRERGRLMQEACDRVDSGMAAIIGLEEEIVQEVCKETNTQAANINSPGQIVISGLKSDIDNAVKIASDRGAKRAIPLKVSGAFHSYLMSSALSEMNEAIKNVTFNNSSIPLIANCSSKPMSNVSEIREELSEQLCGCVYWQRGIEHMTNEGITTFYEFGPGKVLSGMVKRISENSITHSISDYESLINLQPEN
- a CDS encoding acyl-CoA dehydrogenase: ESFHRLASMGLLGITIDEKYGGAGGGFKEFSIVTEEIAKACGATSAIYGSHIGLVLQSIARFGNEEQKSRFLPPLINGTSVGAWGLTEPESGSDVASMSTTSTSGDGLYRLNGTKHFITNGDVADTFVIYATQNRELKSKGVNCLVVERNTPGFQTIKQDGKLGMKASSTAELIFEDCPVPEENRLGEENTGFYSAMQILESSRIAIAAQSVGIGQACLEAATNYAVSRKTFNNPIASYQAIQWMLADMATEIDAARLLTRRASILKDMKEPHNKEASMAKLFASESANRAATKAVQILGGYGYFKSSHVERYFRDAKITEIYEGTSEIHRMIISRSIINQANNN
- the acpP gene encoding acyl carrier protein: MATVLERVQQLTAERLGVDEASVVPTASFIDDLNADSLDLVELIMALEEEFSKDGDPLEIPDEDAEKITTVQSAVDYIQSKGIQD
- the nusB gene encoding transcription antitermination factor NusB, producing MDPLRLRKDRELIIKILYEIDSTSHPLEAIIYNTFKRIKLNASRRDYISSTSEGIIANLSTIDETLSKYAISWPIEQISLIDRNILRLSIYELQNSDTNTTSIVINDAVELAKNYGSDQSGKFINGVLGSYARKTLNKT
- a CDS encoding methylmalonyl-CoA mutase; translated protein: MDNNEIRVLIAKPGLDGHDRGAKVITRYLSEQNIKTKFSGIRKTPEQITELAAKMDANIIGISILSGAHLELVAELFDCLYKKEMDHVKILVGGIIPESDKEALNSLGVKGVFGPGTSLEEIELSIRNAHGE
- a CDS encoding DUF177 domain-containing protein — protein: MLLQLGNLLKSATGTKKLHNIYYDEIIVDEFNIISSSGVICLTKINMGVWANTKIQLSIASNCDRCLEKYNQEIHIESDDIFYHFDYLGKNHELYDRIDGPEFFYIKDNTIELTESFRQNILVNMPIKLLCNLNCQGIKNKNNRITNTK
- a CDS encoding 50S ribosomal protein L32, with product MGALPKKKRTQSRRGARKSHVSLKAPTLTLCTQCGQKIPSHQVCSICGYYKGELIKETKVQEII
- a CDS encoding uracil-DNA glycosylase yields the protein MKNLTDISELIKNCIKCELSLTRINAVPGEGFFQSKLMLIGEAPGYYEDNSGQPFVGAAGKLLTKLLNSIGLSRDDVFITNIVKCRPPNNRDPSPNEINQCSPYLSKQIELINPALIITLGRHSLSYFVPKLPIGKAHGTIINQNGYTIYPTYHPAAALRQTRFHQILSEEFLRIPNLIKSLETKVEKPETLNDQLQLF